The following is a genomic window from Phalacrocorax carbo chromosome 19, bPhaCar2.1, whole genome shotgun sequence.
CCCACTCCCTCCTCCAGCGAGCCCCCGTGGAGCAGGGGGATGTCACCTACACGCTGCGTGCCCACATGCTGGCATGTCGCTGCACCGAGCCAGCCGACGAGGACACGGTGGAGCTGGGGACGGAGGTGACGGCACACAACCTCACCCTCTCCGGGGGCGAGTATGAAATCCTGCTGACGGCATCCAatgccgccgggccggggccagCGCGGCAGCTCCGTGTGCCACCGGAGCAGAGCGCAGGTACCTGCCCTGCGGAAGGACTGAGCTCCCTGGCAGTCTCGAGGGACCTATTTTCCCAGCCATCCCTCACACCCCCACATTTCATCCCAGATCTCGGCTTCAAGAACGTCACCGTGGCTGGCAGCACCATGTTGGCATGGTGGGAAGCACAGAGCCCTGGCTCCATCTACTGCTtcgagcagcagcagctgccagaagCCCCGAAACAGGGCGTTTGCATCCGACGGGATTTCCCTGCCAAGAGCATCCACGTGGAGAGAGGCAAGGGAGTGCCCCGAgtcccctgcccgtcccctaTCCCGCAGCCGGATCCTGGCAGGGGTTTAACCGGCATCCCTGGTTCCTGCTCCAGGAGCACTGGAAGCACCGGCGTGTTACCGCCTCGCTGTGCACAGCTGGGCCCGGCCACAGCGCTGGTCCACCTTTGCCCTGCAGCACTACTACGCCAGCAAGGGTACGTATGGAAACACGGAGCATCCGCTCCCGGTTTAACTGCAAAAACAGGGGGTTCCTCAAATGctcccccattttttttttcacccccccccaacacatGCAGCCTCGCTGGCCGTGCCCATCCGCATCAACACCAGCGCCGGGGATGCTGCCGTTGTCTGGTGGAGCCCGTCCCCCCGCGCCGCCTGTCCCGGGGCGCTGGCCAAGTATCTCATCTGCCACGCGGCCGAGGGGGACAATGTGACCTGTGAGTGGGACCCTCCTCAGCCCTGTGGGGCAGGAGAAGGGTGCTGCCTGCAGACTACCGCCTGCTCGTTATCATTTGCCCAGACAGCGAAGCGGACGCCGCGGCGTCGCAGTACACCCTCCAAAACctacagcccagcacagcctaCAGGGTGGGTGTTTGGGAGGTGACAGCAGAGAGCAGGGGGACCTGCAGCCCTTGGTGGCACTTTCAGACCAAGGCTCTGGGTAAAGACTGGAGACCCCATCCCCCCCGGTCCCGTGAGTGCTCACTCCATGGGGTGCTCACCCTTGCCCCGAAATGGCTCCCATGTCCCACATGGAGTTCTGGTGACAGAAATGCCACCATCCAGCCATGCCCATCCCCAGGTTCCCAGGGACCAGCGTGGAAATCCAACCTGAAGTACCTGGGCCTCTTGCTCAGTCTCCCCGCCATAGCTGCTGTCTACCAGCTGAGCAAAAAAAGGTGACGGGGCACCCTCACCCCCACCCTGCTTTGgccatcccctccctcccacctcccccatTACCCACCCCCTCACCAAccaccccttccccagggctcgACGCCTCCTCTTCCCACCCCTGCCCAAGCCCATGGGCAGCAAAGCCATCCAGTTCTCTGCAGGCGAAATGAGCCAGGTGAGGTGCAAGGTGCAGGAGGGGCCGGATCCTGCACCCCAGCAGGTGCCTGTGCATGGCCCTGGCATGGGACGTTCCCACCCAAAACACATCCGCCCCTCAGGGACACCACTGGCCGGGCTTCGTGGAGCCCTCAGAGAGGTTCAGCGCAGCCGAGCTGCTGCTAACGAAGCTGAATCCCGGCAAGGAGCCGACCGACGCCGGCACACGGCCCAGCACGCcgcagcccagccccacggctGAAGAACCCATGGTCGTGTGCCCACCGGGCTGCGAGAAGGAGCTGCCGTTCGCCTACCAGAGGCAGGAGGTGCTGAGCCCGGTTGGATTTCcaccagctggcagcagcagctgctccagccacctggccagtgaagaggaggaggaggaggaagaagaggagaagaagaaaaaggaggaggaggaggagcagggaaggcagggGCTGCACCAGCTGCTGGTCCCCATCGCTCTGCTCATCTCTGACAAACCTGTCATCATCAGGGACTCGGAAGGCTGGGACTCATCGCTGGAGAAGTCGGTGCCGTAGCCAGCGCCAGGCTGGGGCAGCGGGGATGGATGGCGGGAGGGGGACGAGGCAGGGTCCCATGGGATGCTGAGCAGGCATGCAGGATGCTGAGCACCCATCCCACGGGGTCGTGGTCCCACCGGCACTTTCAGGGAGATTTCTGGTTTCCAGGACAAGGAAGGTGATGCCTCCAGATGCAGCATCGTATGGGGCTAGGATCTGGCCATGTGCTTCCCAGCCTTGATCTTTCATCGGTAATAAATAACGAGGGAAGGTGGTTGCGGAGTCTGGCAGGGGCTGAGGGTAGTCCCTTGGCCAGGTtgggaggagaggcagagcttcatcccagccagctgcctcctgccacaGCTGGGGCCAGCATCGCCCCAGCCCCTGCAAGACGGGGGCATAAACAGCCCTAGCACCAAACACCGGctacttcaaaaaaattaaaaatatgcaaaaacaaataaatatgcaagatttaaaaatatgcaagatttaaaaaaattaaaaataaatgcaacaatagaaatatgcaaaaattaaaaaattgaaaataaatgcatgaagcagcagggctgagaCGGCTTCCCTCGCCTGACCGAGCAGATTACAGCAAGGATTTAGAGTCGAGGGCAATCCAGTGCGCTGCAGAGGAcgcagccaggcagcagggccaggactGGGGGTGACCTGggcccccccagcagccccaagTGGAGCTGCGCCGCTGCTGCCTCAGGCCTTATCTGGGGCAGAActggagatgctgctgaagATGAAAAGCGGTCTGTGGTTTCATCTGCCCTGCACACAGGGACCAGAGGCGTCAGCGTTTACTTGCTGAGagtgcaaaaaataaaaaggaggaaaaataaacagggtTAGTAGCACGGGGAAGTCCAGGGAAAGGCAGCACCGGCAGAGCTGCGGTGCCTCTGCCGCAGCCGCCAGCGTGCGGCTCGGCCTCCTCGCTGCTGCTTTTAGCCCCGGTTGTGCTTTGCAAGGGATTTCACCCAATTTACGCTCGCAGCACCGGCATGCGTGGGTGGAAACCGCGCTGATGCCGG
Proteins encoded in this region:
- the IL12RB1 gene encoding interleukin-12 receptor subunit beta-1; this translates as MSFSKTGGRLRLRVPWPPCHRGHQPPQREARFRRMGDHSWMQVTCEMVTNQDDSVTCALGREGAFEVQLRHKSPHWSSYWSDWSSSIFVPEEILASPVLSYQLGKLGRDGQRVLRLGWQRAPVEQGDVTYTLRAHMLACRCTEPADEDTVELGTEVTAHNLTLSGGEYEILLTASNAAGPGPARQLRVPPEQSAGTCPAEGLSSLAVSRDLFSQPSLTPPHFIPDLGFKNVTVAGSTMLAWWEAQSPGSIYCFEQQQLPEAPKQGVCIRRDFPAKSIHVERGALEAPACYRLAVHSWARPQRWSTFALQHYYASKASLAVPIRINTSAGDAAVVWWSPSPRAACPGALAKYLICHAAEGDNVTYSEADAAASQYTLQNLQPSTAYRVGVWEVTAESRGTCSPWWHFQTKALGSQGPAWKSNLKYLGLLLSLPAIAAVYQLSKKRARRLLFPPLPKPMGSKAIQFSAGEMSQGHHWPGFVEPSERFSAAELLLTKLNPGKEPTDAGTRPSTPQPSPTAEEPMVVCPPGCEKELPFAYQRQEVLSPVGFPPAGSKEEKKKKEEEEEQGRQGLHQLLVPIALLISDKPVIIRDSEGWDSSLEKSVP